Below is a window of Brassica napus cultivar Da-Ae chromosome A5, Da-Ae, whole genome shotgun sequence DNA.
TCAATACAatgtaaaatattatactagagagagagatagagagagagagagagagagagagagagagagagagagagagaatatagATTCATTTATAGTATATGTTTCCCAAACTGAATAAAACATACTTCATGCAAATCATTGTCCATATTTCCTAAATTCGGGATCACATCTTCATTGTAGCTTGATGAATCGTCAAATTGTTAACCATTAGAATGTTTAGCTAATAGAAtagaacccaaaaaaaaattcaaaagagaagaaacataattaatttttcattctATGTTTTCCTAATattgtgaacaaaaaaaaaatgttttcctaataaaatagaatagtacATCATAATGTAAGTGTTCATGTTCTCTAAATGTTCACATTCCAGTATCAGTCAAACTAGATGAACAGTTTGATAATCAGCCTCATGTATTGATCATTGTGGGATGCAAACGACATAAATGAATCCACCACTGACCTTCACGCGATCGACATAAACGAAACCCCCGCCGCTCTCCGCCTACCATCACCATTGTTTGAGCCTTCGTTGCTTCAGTTTCTTCTCAATTACTCATATTTTGTTTAGTACAATCTTCTGATGCGACATATATGATGTCCATTTTCTATATACTATATTACATATCATATCATTTAAGTTGCTATGGCCATTTACTCATTATAGTATTTTAGAGGTTATAAGTTGCAATTTCTCTTAATTAGATAGGGTTCAAGAAGAATAATCCAAAAAATAGTCTTATTACAGAGGAAAGCCTTGCTAATTGATCTGCAGGCTCGTTAAGAGATCTAGGAATACACAAAACCCGATAAGTCGAGAAGGATGAAACTAAATAGAAGATATACAAGAGAACTCCAAAAGGTTCCGATGATCCTTGGTTCTGGTTGATAACACAAACGAGCACTTGAGAATATGATTGGCACCAGCTACATGTGAGGTTGAGAGACAGTTCATGCAGTAAGGCACATCTAACCGCGAGAGCCTCCGCCGAGGGGGAGACGATGCATGCAACTGGTAGATGGAACCTCAATTTATCTCAGATGAATGGGTATTAGAGAAGATCCATCGAATGCCTGCTGAAGAAGAATTCGCTTTCAGGCCGAATCCATGTTGCCTATGATGGAGATCGAAGGATCATGTTGAGATGGTGGGGATGGAATTGATCGCATGACAGGCTGTGATTGATTGAGTTGGACCCTTTCCCACTCTCTAGCTGCATGTTCTTCTTTGGGGAAGATGTACCGAGGGGAAGAGGCTCTTCTTGGAGAAGAAGTTGGTTATGAGCACACTAAATGGCCCAGTATATCTACTAAAAGATATTGGTGGACAGACTAAGCTGTGTCAAGTCGATGTGACTGAGCGATGCTAGAAGTGAAGTCTGAAGGAGAGACACTGGTTCAAAAGGAACGGTGAAGACCACTGACctaggttccaaacctcttgtGCAAAGGCACACTGAACAAGGAGATCTAGCAGAGCTTCATGTGCACCACATCTGCAATCGTTCGTATTAGTGAGAGAATACCTCTATGTGTAGACTATCACCAGTGGGTAGAGAATCTTGTGTCACTTTCCATTGGAATAATTTATCTTAGACATGAGATAGGAGACCGAATAGTTTCTTCCAATCTAAGGGTTGCATTCCCGAGAGTGAGGTCATTGGTGGGTTTCATTCCCGAGAGTGAGCTCATTGGTCGGGTCTTTTCTAAGTTGAGGGAGTAGTAATAAGATTTTGAATGATTTCTGCAGAACCCATATAAATACTTTTGTAAAGCCCTGACCATCCATGGCTGATGATCCTTCCACACCCGTTCATTCGGCATGTGGGCCACATTCCGTGCGACGGGTGGTGTGTTAATGTTTTGAAGGCTCAAACGTCTTGTTTACTAACCTTGAAATCACCACATGACATTTCCCCGTGTTTTGGTATTACTTTTACGATATCGCGATTCACTGCCCGATAGTTCACCTATTTTTCTACTACTCTAGCTCAAGCATGCTTAACTATGGAGTTCTAAATGAATGTGTGCTGGAAAAAGATAAATGCACTTTGGTGCCATAGGTACCCAAATCAATTCTTTAAACTTTTCCACAAACtaggatgttacaattcaccccctctcaaagaatGCAATGTCTTCGTTGCACTTCAAGATTGTTACCCATGTTAGTGTGAGCCCTCACAGGACTCCACATTCGGTTGGGTTTGGTTCTGATACAATTTCTAAAGCTCCGATCGCCCACGGCTAATGAGCCTCCCACACCCGCTCACTCGGCCGTGGGACACATTATGTGCGACAGACGGTGCGTTAGTTTTTCGAAGGTTCAAATCTTGTTTACTAACCCTGCAATCATCACGTGACGTTTCCCCATTTTTTGGCCTCACTTGCACGATACCGCGAATCACATCTCGGCTCAAGCATGCTAAACTCTAGAGTTTtagtgacataggtagccaaataaatctttttaaaccTTTTCATAAACCGGGATGTTATAACTTCCTCTGATCCTAACAAACTGCGACAAATGCTCAGAAGAATGTGTTGGGCCGGCAGTATCGGGAACAGTTTATTTATACGAGGTGAACTCCACTCTCTGGTTTCTCTTGATAAAATTTCTGAGACTATAATGTCATGATCTTTGATTTGAATTGGTCCAATAGGTTTGAGATTGGTGGTTGGGAGAATCCAAGTGTCCGTCTAGACATTCTTAGATTTGCCATTTCCGATGGCTTTCCTAGATGGCTGAGTATGATTTCTTGTCCTAGGAATATGTCTTTCCATCCATGTGAGAAAGGAGGTTATGGAGATGTTAAGAAAAGAGGGACTGTggcaatatttctctaaaaagaTGCAGGAAAGTAAGCAATTAGAGCTTGTAGTTAACCTCCGCACAATCTTTGCCACGAGGGCATGGTTGAAAATCTGGATGTCACAAAATCACAAACCTCCTAAGATCTTGGGTTTGGTAAGAGGGTCCCAAGAGACCCATCAAATCTTTTTAGTTCCTTCTTTTGAGTTTCACCAGAAACTAGTAAGTATTGACTGTATTTTCTTGCACAGACATACATGTAGTTGAAAACATGACAAAGATTGCAACATATTAGCCTTCCATGCCATATACCAATTGATGGATCTTTGCTTTATTCTATCCACTGTATATGCAAACAAGTCTTTCTTCTTTCTGTCAAAATGTTCAGGTAAACATAGATATTTACatacatctccttctttctcaATTCCAAGATGAATATTTACCCGAGCTCTCACCTCAGCAGGTGTTTTGGCTAAGAAATATATAGTTGAAGCATTGATTATTTGTCATTAGGCTGACTCATACTTATGCAGTATTTCCATTAAGTTGGAGCATCTATGAGGGTTGGATTTGATGAAGAATATTATATCAGGCAGATGATTAATCTTAAAGATATGtcttgaaaccctaaatcaaaaaGTGTACCATACAACTGAGATTTTCTTGCAGATATCCAATATAACttttcaagaattttttttttacaaaatagcaTTTATCAAAttgtaagaaattaaaaaaaaaagagagagatattTTCAAATCTACAAACAAGAACCAAACAAAATGacaaaataattagtttataGTTAAACTAGAACAAAAATAGTTATGGTTCATTTCAAATGAATATatcttaaattaaaatatcccAAGTAATGAGTAACTGAATGGATCCAAATTCTTATACTAAAAACAGAGGTCTAGTTAAATTAgtaacatattattatttagaatatttGTATATACTTTCATGcatataaattacaaataacTCAAAACTAATGAATAAGTGAAAACCATATATTAATAATCTATTActatttagttatattttaatatttatatacgtacaggaaattttaaaatattcccAGTTATGTTCACTATGTTTTCGAAATTAACATATAGCAAACTATACATAATCTAACGAAAATAcattataaatcaaaataccaaatcaAACTAAATGAAAGGTAAAACATTAATCTGATTTTAGCCTATTTAGAATCATGAAACAAGTATGATCTaattgcatatatataaaatgtattcTTTAACTTTATacaaattatacatatatatatatatataaaatatcttctttaactttataaaaataaattacattaaaatgaattaaaaattataaaattgaaaatgaaatatcaAACAATTATGatcgtttatatattttgtaaatattatatatgtacatgAGAGCCACCtagtatttataatatatatgatattctGAGTATATTGGCGATATTAGGCATGTTCGTTTTAAAGCAGCAGCAACTGACGTCagtgacaataaataaagtTACGACGGAAGTAATTTTACATTATGTCAGCCGTCGCGTCAGTCGCCAAAGATCGATTAGAGACAGGAAATCGGAGTTGCTGCTGCTGTTATTTCTAGTGTTGCATCTGCCGGTTATTATTGGCTGTAGcgactgaaaaaaaaaaaatcttttttgcCGCGACTGTGATGTATTTGCCGTGATCAGAGATTTTATTTTGAACCGCTGCCGCTGTAGCAGGCGTTTATTAAACGACCAGGCCTATTatcagtttattattgcattAGTCATTCTTGGCTAAAAATGAGATGAAAATATATCCCTTGAAAATGTGTTTAATTTTGCCTACAAGAAATCCTTTTACTAGTTAAAATTTACCTTTGAATCCTTTCTTGTCAAATAATTCTCGAAAATTAGAAgataatctattctattaatttaaggtcctattttttatctacttaaaaaattatcatttaaatttggaCCTATTCACACATcattagaaataattaaaacattcaATATTATTTGGTCAACAATACAATCTATTCCTAATCATATGTCACacgtttaaatttaaaatattccaTAATATTAGCAATACAGTTAATAAGCTAGCAGTTCCTGGaactaatattaaattaaaatatcctgttttaattaaaaagtttCAAATACTATATCAATATATCATGTAGATATTCCTAATATAAAGGAAGTAAAAATtaccaaatatttaaaatatttacaaaacataatttcaaataataaaatatactatctaataatttaagttaaaatttgttttataaatacacaacataaaaataacattaaataacatagctaataaatttaatataaacaaacaaataaaattggtTTTCAACATAGCATATATATTACAGCACAAATTCTAATAACCAAACATTTTTTAGTAGATTAGAtgaatcaatatatttttttaaatgaaataacataaatgaaACATAATCTGTGTTTCAAAGCTTAatgtaataatttaaaagtGATAAAATGTTATTGATATAGATGCTTAAATTATTaagagtgatttttttttttagaatatagaTACTCCATCCAATTTTATATCGTAACCAATATACTTAAATTAAACCAACCTACAATTATAACATTATTATTTGAACCAAACCAATAACAAAATCCTAACCAAACCCAAATTCATAAATTGCCaaactattactatatttattgAACCGAAAATCAAAATTCATAAGTAAACCggaaccaaacaaaaataatttcgCGCAGCCgcgcgggtcagaatctagttacTTGTTTATTTTACTTTGATAATATGTGTGACTAGAATTCGTTAGTATCCGAATTCTTGTTTATTCTACTTTGATATTATGTGACAAGAACTCGGTCAAAGAAGAATCTGAGAATCCATTCCTAGAAGTCGTTGGTTAAAGATCTCCGGACAAATCGACCTTTTATCCTCGGCCTTTTGTCTGCGTTAACCTTTCTAACTTCGTACCTTATCTTCTTCTCAAACAAACGATTCTTGCGTTTATCTCTGTACCTCCATACTCTTGCTTCTCTCTCACTTCTGTTGCTTACTTTCTCCTCCTCTATCCCCtgccatcaaaatatttatatgttcattttgtagttttgggggtggatttgatattttgaaactatgataacattttttctcataacaagaaaaatgagattagAAAAAGCTTACTGGAGGAACTAGCTGGAAGTTACTTGTGTTGCTAAACTCATTTTGGTTCCATGTTGCTGTTGTTGGGGATTCTTGTTTATCCCATGCCGCTATAACACTTTCGTAGTTAAGTCTAAGTAACAAGTTCCTCTGCTTTGCATTTTCTTCTGTCGTTGTTGTAACCAGGGTGGGATTAATGTCGTACTCATTCTTGCAGCTCGTCAAAGATTGTTCATGACATGCTTCATCTCCATTGGTTTtaccttcttcttcaatgtaacaTAGATCTTCCATTTCATCAGTTTCATGGTCAACGTTGAATTGTCTCATTGTTTCTTCAGAACCATCATGGTTGCTCAAGAAGAATTCCATCTCTATAAATCCCTGAAACTCTGGCACAAGAgaagttagattctcatcttcttcattgGTTTCGCCTCCAATCTCGGGAACATGAGggccttctcttcttctctcatcATCTACCTTCCCTTGTGGCTTTCTCTCGCAACGGACTCTAGGTGTTCTTGGTTTTCTTCTGAACCAGCTGTGCCAAACCGGCTTTCGTGCCGTTCCTTGAAGCACGCCATTAGATATCTCATTTGTTTTAAGGCAAACTCTGTCGTGTTTTGTCGCCACTTGGTTTGCACGATGCACTGATTCATCACAAACATGGCACAAGAAAGCATCATCGGATGCACAATACCAAACCGCGTGTTTGTTGAGACACAGTTCACAGTCTCGTGGCCGCTTGACATCTTCTTGACGCTCTGGAATCATAACTTTTGCGCAAGACGTGACAAAGAGTTAAGAGAAGAAATCAGATCAGAAGTAGAGACTTGACAAAAAAATGCGCTACGCTTTATAGAGTGAAAACACACACAGTAGCTGTTTCATACTTATATTCGTGTGACTTGTCAAGACCGAACAACAAAAAGATCTTAAAAGCAAGAAAAAGGGGACAGTGATGAAGACAAAGGCTAAGAAGCATGAAGAATAATGGGCACTGACAAAGGAGTCTTCttaagtttatataataatatttttcgcTGGGAATAGACGAAGACATCTCCTTTAGGAAAGATTTTTCCTTTTTGAcagtttttttcttatgtgaGTATGGAGACATGACTTTTAGCTTAACTACATCTTTGTACTTACTTATGTCAGTAAAAGAGACATGGCTTTCTTAGGTCTTGTTCTAATACAgaatatttttgatacttaaTTAACTTACTTATACTGAGT
It encodes the following:
- the LOC111198500 gene encoding zinc finger protein CONSTANS-LIKE 8-like, which gives rise to MIPERQEDVKRPRDCELCLNKHAVWYCASDDAFLCHVCDESVHRANQVATKHDRVCLKTNEISNGVLQGTARKPVWHSWFRRKPRTPRVRCERKPQGKVDDERRREGPHVPEIGGETNEEDENLTSLVPEFQGFIEMEFFLSNHDGSEETMRQFNVDHETDEMEDLCYIEEEGKTNGDEACHEQSLTSCKNEYDINPTLVTTTTEENAKQRNLLLRLNYESVIAAWDKQESPTTATWNQNEFSNTSNFQLVPPGIEEEKVSNRSEREARVWRYRDKRKNRLFEKKIRYEVRKVNADKRPRIKGRFVRRSLTNDF